The nucleotide window TTCTGCTTCATCACGGCGTGCGCTGTCGTTCCTGAGCCAGAGAAAAAGTCTAGGATGATCGAATCTCTGTCAGAGCCGATCTGGATTACCCGTTGGATCAGCCCAGTCGGCTTGGGCGAATCGAATACCTTCTGGCCGTCGAAGAGTCCGCGAACCTCACGCGTGCCCTTCTTATTGCCGTCCACGTCGGTCCAGAGGTTCGACGGACGCTTGTCGCGACCTTCAAGGTAGAACTTCTGATAGGGATGCCATTCAGCCACAGAGCTGCGCTCGATCAGCCTCCACTCGACGAGTCCCTCGGCTTCCATCTCCGCGAAACGGCTCCTGCCGCAGATCCATCGGCTCTCATACCCGCCAGGACCAATCGGGAACACCTCTACGCCATCTGGGGACTTCACCCCGTAATACATACTCGGCCTGTCTTCACGCCGGTCCTCGCCTCCCGTGCGGCGGAGGGAACGTGTGAGGTACTTGCCGCGCGCATCCTCCTCGTTGTAGATGGCGGCATCGCTCTCGCCAAACTCCAATCCATTCAGTATCGCAACAGGACTTCGGCGATAGACAACCATGAAGTCAACGGTGTTCGTCAGCCCGTCGAACCCACCACCCGTCGGAGTACCTGTCGCTCGCGTGATGAGACCGACAAAGTTCGACTCACCGAACACCTCATTTCCAAGCTTGCGCAGGTTATCGAGTTCGTGATCATCGATAGCGATGAAGATGACGCCATCTTCCGTCAGCAGGTTTCTTGCGAGCTTGAGTCGCGGGTACATCATGTTGAGCCAGTTAGAGTGATAGCGACCCTCGGTCTCGCTGTTGGTACTGACCTTCTTGCCTTCCTCGTTGACCTGGCGGGTCCACTCCAGATAGGTTTCCAGCCCCTCTTTGTAGTTATCGGGGTACACAAAGTCCCTACCGGTGTTGTACGGGGGATCGATGTATATCATCTTGATCTTGCCGTGATAGTGCTTCTGCAGGATCTTGAGCACTTCGAGGTTGTCGCCCTCGATGAAGACATTCTTGGTGGTGTCCCAGTCCTTCGAGTTCTCGAAGTCGGGCTTCAGCGTCGCCGTGGTAGGCTCCTGCGCTGCACGCAGCGCGCGTTTCTTGCCCGGCCAGAACAACCCGAAGCGCTCACGGTCGTCACCCGCATCGTCACCAAGGAGCTCCTTGAGCTTCTCGACATCGACCTTGCCATCGGCAATGGCCTCAGGAATCAGCTCAGAGAGTTGCGCGGCAAGCTCAGTCTTGAAGTTCGGTGTAGTGCGCGGGGTTTCATGGATGTCCTGTAAATCGTCACTGCTCATTGAATGTTTCCTCTATCCAGATTGCCAAAGTTCGTAGGCGTAGTACTTAGACTGGTAGGCAGTGAGGCTCATCGACACCCCACGCCACCAAGTGGCAATTGATTGCCCCCAGCTCATCAGCGGCCTTCCGCAGTCGCTGTACAGGTGTCTTGTTGTGCTTCGCCTTGCTTGAGCGCGCCATATTCCGTGCTCCATCCTATTAGTCCGGGATAAGATCCCCGGCGACCTTCAGCAGTCCCCCTCGATTATAAGCCCAGCCACTGACATGCGGGCGCAAGAATGCAGCGGATCAGAAAGCAACGCGGATACCTACATTTAAAATATCACATGGATAAATCGTCACAAACGTGTGAGCGGCGAGGCATTCAGAAGCCTATATCGCGATCTGATGAGGTCTAGGAGTACTTCGTCTGTCTCGGCCGCTAAAGGGATTGCAACAGACTCTTTTGGTGGAGCCTAGGGGGATCGAACCCCTGACCTCTTGGCTGCCAGCCAAGCGCTCTCCCAGCTGAGCTAAGGCCCCATCACTGACAAATTGCAACGAGCGTTAGTATATCAACCATAAGACACAGGTCAAGATTGCGAGCGTCGCGCGCTTATTCGCGCATCATCGCCGCTGTATCCCCGTTATATCAAAGGGGCAACCTTTTCTTATTAAATACCATCACCGCGCCCGCAAACAGCACAGTAATAATCCCGATGTAGGCTAAGTTTATTCCCCACGCAGCGTCTCCGGCAACCAGGTTGACCGGATCATAGAAGCCAAATATGGAGATGTCGGATAGGATCTTCAAGTCGGGCGCGGATCCGCCGAGCATATTCATCAGAAAAAAGGTAACCGGGATTCCCGCCCCAAAACTAAGCGACAGCCTTGTTTCATTGAACAGGCATGAGAAGAAAAAAGTTATCATCATCACTACCATGTTTACGAGCATCGTTGTTACATTAAGCCTGAAAAAGGCGTTTATGTTTAGCTCTCCCGGAAACATAGCCTCGGCAAACAGCACACCTACGGTAAATAGTGCTATAAAAAGGATGAGAAGTGATGTGAGCGCGTAAATGCCTTGGGTGACTATGATTTTGACCCTCGAAGTAGGCGTAGATAGCAGATAGGCGAACGACCCATTGTCTACCATTTTGGCAACTAGCGCATTGCCCAGAATAATTGAATACACCATAGGGAAGCCAATCATCAACATCCCATAGAGCCAACTGGCCAAATAACCCGTCAGTTCCATGACCAAGGCGTCAAACCCAAGCGCAGCCCTGAGACCCTCAGGGAATGCCTCGATCATGCCAATCAGCCCCGCCATATCCTCCGGGTTATACATAGAAATCATCGTGGTCATATACATGGTCAGCACGCCGAAAAAAATTACAAGTAATGTCCAGCTTCGCTTCAGGGTATATTTGAAAAGGGCTAAGCTCATGGCTGCTTACTCCCCCTTACCGTAATAGTTGATAAAGATGTCCTCAAGAGATTGGTGCTTGACGCTAAAGCTCAGCACTGTAAACTTCGCGGCTGTTTTGAGGAAAGCGTCTACTTTTTCACCCGATACAACGATTTCGAACACCCCATCCGGCTCAACACGTGTTTCAAAACCCGCAGCTTTAAGTATGCCGGCGGCGACATCAGCTTCGCCGGGCCTTAGAACGAAAACTTGGCGTTGCTCGCCTTTGAGCTTTCGTACATCCGCCTGCTCAACTATTCTCCCATCCCTGATGATCAGAACACTGTCGCACATCTTTTCCACTTCTTCGAAAATGTGGCTGGACATAAGAATGGTTTTGCCATTAGCTCTTTCGCGTAAAATAAGCTCTGCAAATCGGTTTTGCATTAAAGGATCAAGGCCGCTTGTGGGCTCATCCAAGATGAGCACTTCGGGATTGTGCATGAAGGCCGCTACTATTCCGAGCTTTTGCTTCATCCCTTTCGAAAACTTCTTTATTTTGCCCTTCGGATCCAGCTCAAACATTTCAAGAAGCCGATCTTTGTGCTCCGCGCTTTTGGTTCCTCGCATGGCACTCATAAAGGACAGGAACTCGTCACCGCTCATACCATCAGGGAAAGAGATTTCTCCCGGTATGTAGCCTAATATTTTTTGTATCTGCGGCGCCTGCTCAGCGCAATCAAGATCCCCTAGTCGGCACTTGCCGCTGTTTGGCCGCATGAAGCCCAGAAGCGCCCTGATCGTGGTGGTTTTGCCCGACCCGTTAGGGCCTAAATAGCCCATCACCACCCCTTCTGGAACAGTAAAGTTTAAATCAAAAACCCCTTTTCCGTTTGGGTAGGTAAGAGTCAACCCTGAAACGGTAATCATAAATACTCCTCCCTGTAAGACACAGGTCAAGATTGCAAGCGTCGCGCACTTATTCGCGTATCATCGCTACGCTTGGACCCTCGATCGTAGTCTCATGAACGATAGTGCCTCTATCGGCCTTGCGCAACGACACTATCTCGGAAAGTATCATGCCTGCAAGGATGAGCGCCGCTCCCGCAATGGCGCCAATGGTAAACACATCTCCAGCCAGCCAACCAAACACTCCACCGAAAGCGGGCTCGGTGATCAGAATCAAAGCGGTTCGAGCTGGCGAAATATGTCGTTGGGCATACGTCTGAACCGCGAATGCGACCGCCGAGGCTAGAACGCCGGTAAACAAGATGGCCAGCCATACCGAACCGGCGCCAGGAAGAGCTATCGGCTCGGTGACGAGAGATACACCCGAGCAAACAACCGCCATGAACGCCAGCTGCACGAAGGTCAAAGGCAGCACCGCATGTCGGCGGCCGATGCTACCCAAAATGATAATGTGAGCCGAATAAGCGAATGCCGCGACCAGAACTGAGGTGTCCCCCGCCTGCCAGCTGCCATTGTTCCCACCGGAGAGAAACCAAAGCCCGACGAGTGCAATAAGCGCACCGATGGCCACCATGGCGCTCGGCATACGGCGAAGTAGTAGCGCTTGAAGCAAGGGAGTGATCACAACGAACATGCCGGTTATAAATGCGGCCCGGCTCGCTGTTGTGCCTTGAAGTCCAATAGTCTGAAAGACAAAGCCCAGACAGAGGAATGCGCCGGCGAATATCCCGACAGCAATCGTTTTT belongs to Actinomycetota bacterium and includes:
- a CDS encoding site-specific DNA-methyltransferase is translated as MSSDDLQDIHETPRTTPNFKTELAAQLSELIPEAIADGKVDVEKLKELLGDDAGDDRERFGLFWPGKKRALRAAQEPTTATLKPDFENSKDWDTTKNVFIEGDNLEVLKILQKHYHGKIKMIYIDPPYNTGRDFVYPDNYKEGLETYLEWTRQVNEEGKKVSTNSETEGRYHSNWLNMMYPRLKLARNLLTEDGVIFIAIDDHELDNLRKLGNEVFGESNFVGLITRATGTPTGGGFDGLTNTVDFMVVYRRSPVAILNGLEFGESDAAIYNEEDARGKYLTRSLRRTGGEDRREDRPSMYYGVKSPDGVEVFPIGPGGYESRWICGRSRFAEMEAEGLVEWRLIERSSVAEWHPYQKFYLEGRDKRPSNLWTDVDGNKKGTREVRGLFDGQKVFDSPKPTGLIQRVIQIGSDRDSIILDFFSGSGTTAHAVMKQNLVDGGNRVHIQVQLPEPTPEGSIARSAGFETIAEISRRRIELAAEHIADEDSTRLDLRETPLDLGFRAYCLADTNFSKWRVASETDATTLEQHLLDLRDSAADEATPEALLTEILLKQGYSLTERIGDTEVSGLKLKTVGEGLVLAYLDERTKPSLEQLRVVIAEKPARLIILEDVFHGDDELKTNLVQECRSRGVELWTA
- a CDS encoding ABC transporter permease subunit, with product MSLALFKYTLKRSWTLLVIFFGVLTMYMTTMISMYNPEDMAGLIGMIEAFPEGLRAALGFDALVMELTGYLASWLYGMLMIGFPMVYSIILGNALVAKMVDNGSFAYLLSTPTSRVKIIVTQGIYALTSLLILFIALFTVGVLFAEAMFPGELNINAFFRLNVTTMLVNMVVMMITFFFSCLFNETRLSLSFGAGIPVTFFLMNMLGGSAPDLKILSDISIFGFYDPVNLVAGDAAWGINLAYIGIITVLFAGAVMVFNKKRLPL
- a CDS encoding ABC transporter ATP-binding protein, translated to MITVSGLTLTYPNGKGVFDLNFTVPEGVVMGYLGPNGSGKTTTIRALLGFMRPNSGKCRLGDLDCAEQAPQIQKILGYIPGEISFPDGMSGDEFLSFMSAMRGTKSAEHKDRLLEMFELDPKGKIKKFSKGMKQKLGIVAAFMHNPEVLILDEPTSGLDPLMQNRFAELILRERANGKTILMSSHIFEEVEKMCDSVLIIRDGRIVEQADVRKLKGEQRQVFVLRPGEADVAAGILKAAGFETRVEPDGVFEIVVSGEKVDAFLKTAAKFTVLSFSVKHQSLEDIFINYYGKGE
- a CDS encoding DMT family transporter, with the protein product MSAFTNRIWVSLALVGVAVVWAGTFVVVKDAIEIYPVFAFLGWRFWIAVIAFLLIFPSVLRKLDRKTIAVGIFAGAFLCLGFVFQTIGLQGTTASRAAFITGMFVVITPLLQALLLRRMPSAMVAIGALIALVGLWFLSGGNNGSWQAGDTSVLVAAFAYSAHIIILGSIGRRHAVLPLTFVQLAFMAVVCSGVSLVTEPIALPGAGSVWLAILFTGVLASAVAFAVQTYAQRHISPARTALILITEPAFGGVFGWLAGDVFTIGAIAGAALILAGMILSEIVSLRKADRGTIVHETTIEGPSVAMIRE